One window of the Pseudomonas lurida genome contains the following:
- a CDS encoding PA5502 family lipoprotein, producing the protein MKPFTSRYLLLAAFSLLLGACQSTPPAAPEAPDARAAAIAQLEQNLASSELATAEDQLAALQAQSPNDPALEAYQRQLAEAYLQRSQVVLQKGDVNAAATALSRARALMPKAPALTGGVNSAITHARKAELDKAEAALKAAEAKPPAKVIDPAAPSTTVALNLTNIEELRHQLDAIATDVVNYQCDVSIQAPRTEDYPWLATLLTKRVKRIDSGYDLKIHRQILKNIPAQIVLIPRKAE; encoded by the coding sequence ATGAAGCCGTTCACCTCCCGTTATCTGCTCCTTGCCGCATTTTCCCTGCTGCTGGGCGCCTGTCAAAGCACACCGCCCGCCGCCCCCGAGGCCCCGGACGCACGCGCTGCGGCCATCGCGCAGCTGGAGCAAAACCTGGCCAGCAGCGAGCTGGCCACGGCCGAAGACCAACTGGCCGCGTTGCAGGCCCAATCGCCTAATGACCCGGCGCTTGAAGCCTATCAGCGCCAACTGGCGGAAGCGTACCTGCAGCGCAGCCAGGTCGTGCTGCAAAAGGGTGATGTCAACGCAGCCGCCACCGCCCTGAGCCGTGCCCGGGCGTTGATGCCCAAGGCCCCCGCGCTGACCGGCGGCGTGAACAGCGCCATCACCCATGCCCGCAAAGCCGAGCTGGACAAAGCCGAGGCGGCCCTGAAAGCGGCCGAAGCCAAGCCCCCGGCCAAGGTCATCGACCCGGCTGCGCCCAGCACGACCGTGGCATTGAACCTCACCAATATCGAAGAACTGCGCCACCAGCTGGATGCAATTGCCACCGACGTGGTGAATTACCAGTGCGATGTGAGCATCCAGGCGCCGCGCACGGAGGATTACCCGTGGCTGGCCACGTTGCTGACCAAACGGGTGAAACGTATCGACTCAGGGTATGACCTGAAGATTCACCGGCAGATTCTTAAGAATATTCCGGCCCAGATTGTGCTGATTCCGCGCAAGGCGGAGTAA
- the znuB gene encoding zinc ABC transporter permease subunit ZnuB: MADFLLYALLAGLALALVAGPLGSFVVWRRMAYFGDTLSHAALLGVAMGFLLDVSPTIAVTVGCLLLAVLLVTLQQRQPLASDTLLGILAPSTLSLGLVVLSFMHEVRIDLMAYLFGDLLAISPTDLAWILGGSAAVLLLLVALWRPLLAITVHEELATVEGLPVPSLRMALMLLIAVVIAVAMKIVGVLLITSLLIIPAAAAQRHARSPEQMAIGASLLGMLAVCGGLALSWFKDTPAGPSIVVTAAALFLLSFVLPRRGV, from the coding sequence ATGGCTGATTTTCTGCTTTACGCCCTGCTGGCAGGCTTGGCTTTGGCGTTGGTAGCGGGCCCGTTGGGCTCGTTCGTGGTCTGGCGGCGCATGGCTTATTTCGGCGACACGTTGTCACATGCTGCGCTGTTGGGCGTGGCCATGGGCTTCTTGCTGGATGTCAGCCCGACCATCGCCGTGACGGTGGGCTGCCTGCTCCTGGCGGTGCTGCTGGTGACCCTGCAACAGCGTCAGCCCCTGGCTTCCGACACCTTGCTGGGCATCCTGGCGCCGAGCACGCTGTCCCTGGGCCTGGTGGTGCTGAGCTTCATGCACGAAGTGCGCATCGACTTGATGGCCTACCTGTTCGGCGACCTGCTGGCGATCAGCCCCACCGACCTTGCGTGGATCCTCGGCGGCAGCGCGGCGGTACTGCTGCTGCTGGTAGCCCTGTGGCGCCCACTGTTGGCGATTACCGTGCACGAAGAACTGGCGACGGTGGAAGGCTTGCCCGTGCCGAGCCTGCGCATGGCCCTGATGCTGTTGATCGCCGTGGTGATTGCTGTCGCGATGAAGATAGTGGGCGTATTGTTGATCACGTCGTTGCTGATCATTCCTGCAGCCGCTGCCCAGCGCCATGCCCGTTCGCCGGAGCAAATGGCGATCGGCGCCAGCCTGTTGGGGATGCTTGCAGTGTGCGGTGGCTTGGCGCTGTCCTGGTTCAAGGACACGCCGGCCGGCCCATCGATAGTGGTCACGGCCGCCGCCCTGTTTCTGCTGAGTTTTGTCCTGCCCCGTCGAGGGGTGTAG
- the znuC gene encoding zinc ABC transporter ATP-binding protein ZnuC, giving the protein MSNALIRLEKVGVTFAGQNVLDNIAMSVEPGQIVTLIGPNGAGKTTLVRAVLGLLKPDTGSVWRKPKLRVGYMPQKLHVDPTLPLSVLRFLRLVPGVDRARAQAALKEVGAEQVIDSPVQSISGGEMQRVLLARALLREPELLVLDEPVQGVDVAGQAELYSLITRLRDRHGCGVLMVSHDLHLVMSTTDQVVCLNRHVCCSGHPEQVSGDPAFVELFGKNAQSLAIYHHHHDHAHDLHGAVVDDPTPPHTHVHGDSCKHG; this is encoded by the coding sequence ATGAGCAACGCGTTAATCCGCCTGGAGAAAGTCGGGGTCACGTTTGCCGGGCAAAACGTGCTGGATAACATCGCAATGAGCGTGGAGCCTGGGCAGATCGTCACCCTGATCGGCCCCAACGGCGCTGGCAAGACCACCCTGGTGCGTGCCGTACTCGGCTTGCTCAAGCCCGACACCGGCAGCGTCTGGCGCAAACCCAAACTGCGCGTCGGCTACATGCCGCAAAAGCTGCACGTGGACCCGACACTGCCACTGTCCGTGCTGCGCTTCCTGCGCCTGGTGCCGGGGGTTGACCGCGCCCGTGCCCAGGCAGCGCTCAAGGAAGTCGGCGCTGAACAGGTGATCGACAGCCCGGTGCAAAGCATCTCCGGCGGCGAAATGCAGCGCGTGCTGCTGGCCCGCGCCCTGTTGCGCGAGCCGGAACTGCTGGTGCTGGATGAGCCCGTACAAGGCGTCGATGTCGCCGGCCAGGCCGAGCTGTACAGCCTGATCACTCGCCTGCGCGACCGCCATGGCTGTGGCGTGCTGATGGTGTCCCACGATTTGCACCTGGTGATGAGCACGACCGACCAGGTGGTGTGCCTCAACCGTCACGTGTGCTGCTCCGGTCACCCTGAGCAAGTCAGCGGTGACCCGGCGTTCGTCGAGCTATTCGGCAAGAACGCCCAGAGCCTGGCGATTTATCACCACCATCACGACCACGCCCACGATTTGCATGGCGCCGTGGTGGACGATCCTACCCCCCCTCACACCCACGTTCATGGAGATAGCTGCAAGCATGGCTGA
- a CDS encoding Fur family transcriptional regulator encodes MPKTPLASRPHDHSHCVHTALSEADTLCTQKGLRLTALRRRVLELVWQSHKPLGAYDILGVLSEQDGRRAAPPTVYRALDFLLENGLVHRIASLNAFVGCSHPEHAHQGQFLICRECHAAIELEQKSISDAIVKSSAEVGFQVEGQTVEVVGLCSGCQGA; translated from the coding sequence ATGCCTAAAACACCGCTTGCCAGCCGTCCCCATGACCACTCTCACTGCGTGCATACCGCGCTGTCGGAGGCCGACACCCTGTGCACACAGAAGGGGTTGCGCCTGACCGCCTTGCGTCGCCGCGTGCTGGAGTTGGTGTGGCAGAGCCACAAGCCACTGGGTGCCTACGACATTCTCGGCGTGCTCAGCGAGCAAGATGGCCGTCGCGCAGCGCCGCCGACCGTGTACCGCGCGCTGGACTTTTTGCTCGAAAACGGCCTGGTGCACCGCATTGCCTCGCTGAACGCCTTTGTTGGCTGCAGCCACCCGGAACACGCGCATCAGGGCCAATTCCTGATCTGCCGCGAATGCCACGCCGCCATCGAGCTTGAACAGAAAAGCATCAGCGACGCCATCGTCAAAAGCTCTGCCGAGGTCGGCTTCCAGGTCGAAGGGCAAACGGTCGAAGTGGTCGGCCTGTGCTCGGGCTGCCAGGGGGCTTGA
- a CDS encoding zinc ABC transporter substrate-binding protein ZnuA codes for MVIVSRLFPVFVVFVTSLFIAGTAQAEVKVLTSIKPLQLIAAAVQDGVAVPEVLLPPGASPHNYALRPSDVRRVQSVDLLYWIGPDMESFLPRVLKGRTAATVAVQDLPGMKLRRFAEDSHSHADDADEHDHDHRPGSLDAHLWLSTVNARVIAARMATDLAAADPANAARYQRNVKAFDERLDALDARLKARLAPIGSKPYFVFHEAFDYFEDAYGLKHAGVFSVAAEVQPGAQHVAAMRTRLQEVGKTCVFSEPPLRPRLAETLVAGLPVKLAELDALGGYTSATAQGYEQVLEKLGNDLAGCLESL; via the coding sequence GTGGTCATCGTGTCCCGACTTTTTCCCGTTTTTGTCGTATTTGTCACCAGTTTGTTCATCGCTGGCACCGCTCAGGCCGAGGTCAAGGTACTGACCAGCATCAAGCCATTGCAGTTGATTGCCGCTGCCGTGCAGGACGGCGTGGCGGTTCCCGAGGTGCTGCTGCCGCCGGGTGCATCGCCGCATAACTATGCGTTGCGACCATCCGACGTACGGCGTGTGCAGTCGGTGGACCTGCTGTACTGGATCGGCCCGGATATGGAGAGTTTCCTGCCGCGCGTGTTGAAAGGTCGTACGGCAGCAACGGTGGCCGTGCAGGATCTTCCCGGTATGAAGCTCCGTCGATTCGCCGAAGATAGCCACTCGCACGCCGACGATGCCGACGAACACGATCACGATCATCGCCCTGGCAGCCTGGACGCGCACCTGTGGTTATCGACCGTGAACGCGCGTGTGATTGCAGCACGCATGGCGACTGACCTGGCCGCCGCCGATCCGGCCAATGCCGCACGTTACCAGCGCAACGTGAAGGCCTTCGATGAGCGCCTGGATGCTCTGGATGCTCGACTCAAGGCACGCCTGGCGCCGATTGGCAGCAAGCCGTATTTCGTGTTCCACGAGGCCTTCGATTACTTCGAAGACGCTTACGGGCTCAAGCATGCCGGTGTGTTCAGCGTTGCCGCAGAGGTGCAGCCCGGCGCCCAGCACGTAGCCGCGATGCGTACGCGTTTGCAGGAGGTGGGCAAGACGTGTGTGTTCAGTGAGCCGCCATTGCGTCCGCGGCTGGCTGAAACGCTGGTCGCCGGTTTGCCGGTGAAGCTGGCGGAGTTGGATGCGTTGGGTGGCTACACGTCGGCCACGGCTCAAGGCTACGAGCAGGTGTTGGAGAAGTTGGGGAATGATCTGGCGGGTTGCCTGGAATCGCTCTGA
- a CDS encoding homoserine kinase encodes MSVFTPLARPELETFLAPYGLGRLIDFQGIAAGSENTNFFISLEQGEFVLTLVERGPVAEMPFFIELLDVLHDAELPVPYALRTTDGVALRELKGKPALLQPRLAGKHIKDANAQHCAQVGDLLGHLHLATQGEKVLERRTDRGLDWMLSEGAQLISHLNDAQQRLLQEALTEIEAHKAQILALPRANVHADLFRDNAMFEGTHLTGLIDFYNACSGPMLYDVAIALNDWCSDADGVIDGQRARALLGAYAGLRPFTAREAELWPTMLRVACVRFWLSRLIAAESFAGQDVLIHDPAEFEHRLVQRQQVTVQLPFAL; translated from the coding sequence ATGTCTGTGTTCACCCCCCTGGCTCGGCCCGAGCTGGAAACCTTTCTCGCCCCTTACGGGCTCGGCCGCCTGATCGACTTCCAGGGGATTGCCGCCGGCAGTGAAAACACCAATTTCTTTATCAGCCTGGAGCAGGGCGAGTTCGTCCTGACCCTGGTTGAACGCGGCCCGGTCGCAGAAATGCCCTTCTTCATCGAATTGCTCGACGTGCTGCACGACGCCGAACTGCCCGTGCCCTACGCCCTGCGCACCACCGATGGCGTGGCCCTGCGCGAACTGAAGGGTAAACCGGCCCTGCTGCAACCGCGCCTGGCCGGCAAGCACATCAAGGACGCCAATGCCCAGCACTGTGCCCAGGTGGGCGACCTGCTTGGCCACCTGCACCTGGCAACGCAAGGCGAAAAGGTGCTGGAACGCAGGACCGATCGCGGCCTGGACTGGATGCTCAGCGAAGGCGCGCAACTCATTTCGCACTTGAACGATGCACAGCAGCGACTGCTGCAAGAGGCGCTGACCGAGATCGAAGCGCACAAGGCCCAGATCCTCGCGCTGCCACGCGCCAACGTTCACGCCGACCTGTTTCGCGATAACGCGATGTTCGAAGGCACGCATCTCACGGGCCTGATCGACTTCTACAACGCCTGCTCCGGGCCAATGCTCTATGACGTGGCGATCGCCTTGAATGACTGGTGCTCGGACGCCGATGGCGTGATTGATGGGCAACGCGCTCGGGCATTGCTGGGCGCCTACGCAGGCCTGCGGCCATTTACCGCCAGGGAAGCGGAGTTGTGGCCGACCATGCTGCGCGTAGCCTGCGTGCGGTTCTGGCTGTCGCGCCTGATCGCAGCCGAATCATTTGCCGGGCAGGATGTGTTGATCCATGACCCGGCGGAGTTCGAGCATCGGCTGGTGCAGCGCCAGCAGGTAACCGTCCAACTGCCGTTCGCGCTCTAG
- a CDS encoding DUF2782 domain-containing protein yields MRTFNRLLLTGLIALAPMAAMAADDAPGGDPEVTIRTEGDKTIQEYRQNGFLYAIKVTPKGAPPYFLVRADGTDANFIRSDQPDMLIPSWKIFEWK; encoded by the coding sequence ATGCGTACATTCAATCGCCTGCTGTTGACCGGCTTGATTGCACTCGCTCCGATGGCTGCCATGGCGGCAGACGACGCCCCCGGAGGCGATCCGGAAGTGACCATTCGCACGGAGGGCGACAAGACCATCCAGGAGTACCGCCAGAATGGTTTCCTGTACGCAATCAAGGTGACACCGAAGGGGGCACCCCCGTATTTCCTGGTGCGTGCGGACGGAACCGATGCGAACTTCATCCGCTCTGACCAGCCGGATATGCTGATCCCGTCATGGAAGATCTTCGAATGGAAATGA
- the polA gene encoding DNA polymerase I: protein MSQAPLVLVDGSSYLYRAFHALPPLTTSKGLPTGAVKGVLNMLKSLRRQYPDSPFAVVFDAKGGTFRDDMYAEYKANRPSMPDDMRLQIEPLHQSVIALGFPLLCVEGVEADDVIGTLARSSAAADRPVVISTGDKDMAQLVDGHITLVNTMTGSAMDVEGVKEKFGVAPEQIIDYLALMGDSSDNIPGVPGIGPKTASGLLVGVNGGLKELYEQLDIVPTLPIRGAKTLPAKLEEHKEMAFLSYQLATIKVDVPLDVGLEDLHLIEPDREKLLELYTLLEFKSWYEEIQRDAKRVELKAAPVVEEVIETVAPAEATYTTILDQATFDVWLKKLNDATLFAFDTETTGIDAQRAQLVGVSFAVQPHEAAYIPLIHSYIGAPEQLDRDTVLLALKPLLEDPTKLKVGQHAKFDMNILANCAIGGDPAHGITVRGIAFDTMLESYVLNATATRHDMDSLAKKYLDYDTVAFQDIAGKGAKQLTFDQIALEQAGPYAAEDADVTLRLHQALFAQLSALPSLASVLTDIEMPLVPVLARIERQGALVDKDLLGIQSIELGNKMVELERQAFEIAGEEFNLGSPKQLGAILYEKLGLPVLKKTGKGQASTAEEVLAKLAEDDYPLPKVLMQYRSMSKLKSTYTDRLPEQINPRTGRIHTSYHQAVAATGRLSSSDPNLQNIPVRTAEGRRIRQAFIAPKGYKLLAADYSQIELRIMAHLSKDEGLMNAFRHNLDVHTATAAEVFKVELCDVTSDQRRSAKAINFGLIYGMGAQKLGKDIGVDTKTAKAYIDVYFARYPGVREYMERTRAQASDQGFVETFFGRRLYLPDIHSNKPQERAAAERTAINAPMQGTAADIIKKAMVLVDNWLADSGLDAKVILQVHDELVLEVREDLVAQVSEKIREHMSAAAQLDVPLLVEVGVGDNWDEAH, encoded by the coding sequence ATGAGCCAAGCACCCCTCGTCCTGGTGGACGGTTCTTCCTATCTGTACCGCGCCTTCCACGCGCTGCCACCGCTGACCACCTCCAAAGGCCTGCCCACCGGCGCGGTCAAGGGCGTGTTGAACATGCTCAAAAGCCTGCGCAGGCAGTATCCGGACAGCCCGTTCGCGGTGGTGTTCGACGCCAAGGGTGGGACCTTTCGCGATGACATGTATGCCGAATACAAGGCCAACCGCCCCAGCATGCCCGATGACATGCGACTGCAGATCGAGCCCCTGCACCAGAGCGTGATCGCCCTGGGGTTCCCGCTGTTGTGCGTCGAAGGCGTCGAGGCCGATGACGTGATCGGCACCCTGGCCCGCAGCAGTGCGGCCGCTGACCGTCCGGTGGTGATTTCCACTGGGGACAAGGACATGGCCCAACTGGTCGACGGGCACATTACCTTGGTCAACACCATGACCGGTAGCGCCATGGACGTTGAGGGCGTGAAGGAGAAATTCGGCGTCGCTCCCGAGCAGATCATCGACTACCTGGCATTGATGGGCGATTCCTCCGACAACATCCCGGGCGTCCCGGGCATCGGTCCGAAGACCGCTTCGGGCTTGCTGGTCGGCGTGAACGGTGGCCTCAAAGAGCTGTATGAGCAGCTGGATATTGTGCCGACCCTGCCTATCCGCGGGGCGAAGACGCTGCCAGCGAAGCTGGAAGAGCACAAGGAGATGGCCTTCTTGTCCTATCAGCTGGCGACGATCAAGGTCGATGTACCGCTGGACGTGGGCCTGGAAGATCTGCACCTGATCGAACCCGACCGTGAAAAGCTGCTGGAGCTGTACACGCTGCTGGAGTTCAAGAGCTGGTATGAAGAGATCCAGCGCGACGCCAAGCGGGTTGAGCTCAAGGCGGCTCCTGTTGTTGAAGAGGTCATTGAAACTGTGGCGCCGGCAGAGGCGACCTACACCACCATCCTCGACCAAGCGACGTTCGACGTCTGGCTGAAGAAACTCAACGACGCCACGCTGTTCGCCTTCGACACCGAAACCACCGGGATCGACGCCCAGCGCGCCCAGTTGGTGGGGGTCTCCTTCGCTGTGCAGCCCCATGAAGCGGCCTACATCCCACTGATCCACTCCTACATCGGCGCGCCGGAGCAGTTGGACCGCGACACCGTGCTGCTGGCCCTGAAACCATTGCTGGAAGACCCGACCAAGCTCAAGGTCGGCCAGCACGCCAAGTTCGACATGAACATCCTGGCCAACTGCGCCATCGGCGGCGACCCGGCACACGGCATTACCGTGCGTGGCATCGCGTTCGACACCATGCTCGAATCCTACGTGCTGAACGCCACCGCAACGCGGCATGACATGGACAGCCTGGCCAAGAAATACCTGGACTACGACACCGTCGCCTTCCAGGACATCGCTGGCAAGGGCGCCAAGCAGCTGACCTTCGATCAGATCGCGCTGGAGCAGGCCGGCCCCTATGCGGCGGAAGACGCCGATGTGACCTTGCGTCTGCATCAGGCGCTGTTTGCGCAACTGAGCGCCCTCCCTAGCCTGGCAAGTGTACTCACGGATATCGAGATGCCGTTGGTGCCGGTGCTGGCCCGTATCGAGCGCCAGGGCGCGCTGGTCGACAAGGATCTGCTGGGCATCCAGAGTATCGAGCTGGGCAACAAGATGGTCGAACTCGAGCGCCAGGCGTTCGAGATCGCCGGTGAGGAGTTCAACTTGGGTTCGCCCAAGCAACTGGGTGCGATCCTGTACGAAAAACTCGGCCTGCCGGTGTTGAAAAAAACCGGCAAGGGCCAGGCGTCGACGGCCGAAGAAGTGCTGGCAAAGCTCGCCGAAGATGACTACCCGCTGCCCAAGGTGCTGATGCAGTACCGCAGCATGAGCAAGCTGAAAAGCACCTACACCGATCGCCTGCCGGAACAGATCAACCCGCGCACCGGGCGTATCCACACGTCCTATCACCAGGCGGTGGCAGCGACTGGGCGGTTGTCTTCCAGTGATCCGAACCTGCAGAACATCCCGGTGCGTACCGCCGAAGGTCGGCGGATTCGCCAGGCGTTCATCGCGCCCAAAGGCTACAAACTGCTGGCGGCGGATTATTCCCAGATCGAGCTGCGGATCATGGCGCACCTGTCCAAAGACGAAGGGTTGATGAATGCCTTCCGTCACAACCTCGACGTACACACGGCCACCGCGGCCGAGGTGTTTAAGGTTGAGCTGTGCGATGTCACTTCCGACCAGCGTCGCAGTGCCAAGGCGATCAACTTCGGTTTGATCTACGGCATGGGCGCGCAGAAGCTTGGCAAGGACATTGGCGTCGATACCAAGACGGCCAAGGCCTACATCGATGTGTATTTCGCCCGTTATCCCGGGGTTCGCGAGTACATGGAGCGCACCCGTGCCCAGGCATCCGATCAAGGCTTCGTCGAGACTTTCTTCGGTCGCCGCCTCTACTTGCCGGATATCCATTCCAACAAGCCCCAGGAGCGCGCGGCCGCAGAGCGCACCGCGATCAACGCGCCGATGCAGGGCACGGCGGCAGACATCATCAAGAAAGCCATGGTGCTGGTGGACAACTGGCTGGCCGATTCAGGCCTGGATGCCAAGGTGATCCTGCAGGTGCACGACGAATTGGTGCTGGAAGTGCGCGAGGACCTGGTCGCGCAAGTCAGCGAGAAGATTCGCGAGCACATGAGTGCCGCTGCCCAGCTGGACGTGCCGTTGCTGGTGGAAGTGGGCGTGGGCGATAACTGGGACGAAGCGCACTGA
- the yihA gene encoding ribosome biogenesis GTP-binding protein YihA/YsxC codes for MQLKNPILGLCQQSTFMLSAAKVDQCPDDEGFEVAFAGRSNAGKSSALNTLTHASLARTSKTPGRTQLLNFFKLDDDRRLVDLPGYGYAKVPIPLKLHWQRHLEAYLGGRESLKGLILMMDIRHPMTDFDLLMLDWAVASGMPMHILLTKADKLTYGAAKNTLLKVQSEIRKGWGDAITIQLFSAPKRMGLEEAYTVLAGWMELADKGAEIAE; via the coding sequence ATGCAACTCAAGAATCCCATCCTCGGCCTGTGCCAACAGTCCACGTTTATGCTCAGCGCCGCCAAAGTTGACCAATGCCCCGATGACGAAGGCTTTGAAGTCGCCTTTGCCGGTCGTTCCAACGCCGGTAAGTCCAGCGCGCTGAACACCCTGACTCACGCCAGCCTGGCACGCACCTCGAAAACCCCGGGCCGTACGCAACTGCTCAATTTCTTCAAGCTAGACGATGATCGGCGTCTGGTCGACCTGCCGGGCTACGGTTACGCAAAAGTACCTATCCCGCTGAAGCTGCATTGGCAGCGTCACCTGGAGGCTTACCTGGGTGGCCGGGAGAGTTTGAAGGGTTTGATTCTGATGATGGACATCCGCCATCCGATGACCGATTTCGACCTGCTGATGCTCGATTGGGCTGTGGCCAGCGGCATGCCGATGCATATCCTGCTGACCAAGGCCGACAAGCTGACCTACGGCGCCGCCAAGAACACCCTGCTCAAAGTGCAGTCAGAAATCCGTAAAGGCTGGGGTGATGCGATCACCATCCAGCTGTTCTCGGCGCCCAAACGCATGGGCCTGGAAGAGGCTTACACCGTGCTGGCCGGCTGGATGGAGCTGGCAGACAAAGGCGCGGAAATCGCGGAGTAA
- a CDS encoding c-type cytochrome has translation MTKWLLAIGVLLPLYGAQATQDPEAVYNRVCVACHAGQLPNAPKRGDQAAWKPRLAKGMDTLVQHVTQGFKAMPPRGLCMDCSTEDYQAIIELMVSKPGR, from the coding sequence ATGACCAAGTGGTTGCTTGCTATCGGTGTCCTGCTCCCGCTTTACGGCGCTCAGGCTACACAGGATCCGGAAGCGGTGTACAACCGAGTTTGCGTGGCTTGCCATGCCGGCCAACTGCCCAATGCCCCCAAGCGGGGTGATCAAGCAGCTTGGAAGCCAAGACTGGCTAAGGGCATGGACACGCTGGTGCAACACGTGACCCAGGGTTTCAAGGCAATGCCGCCGCGTGGTTTGTGCATGGACTGCAGTACTGAGGATTACCAGGCCATCATTGAGTTGATGGTGAGTAAACCCGGTAGATAA
- a CDS encoding c-type cytochrome, giving the protein MNKLIVSLLLTLGITGVAVAAEGPLKGDATAGQAKAAVCGACHGPDGNSPAPNFPKLAGQGERYLTKQLHDIKDGKRTVLEMTGLLTNLSDQDLADLAAYFASQKGSVGAADPKLVARGEKLFRGGDLEKGLPACTGCHSPNGAGIAAAGFPHLSGQHATYIAKQLTDFRKEEAGRANDGDAAIMRTIARKLSDEDIAAVSSYIQGLH; this is encoded by the coding sequence ATGAACAAACTGATCGTGAGTCTGCTGTTGACCTTGGGCATCACAGGCGTCGCCGTCGCTGCAGAGGGCCCCCTAAAAGGTGATGCCACTGCCGGGCAAGCGAAAGCCGCCGTATGTGGTGCCTGCCATGGACCGGATGGTAACAGCCCGGCGCCGAACTTCCCCAAGCTGGCCGGCCAGGGTGAGCGTTACCTGACCAAGCAACTGCACGACATCAAGGATGGCAAGCGCACGGTGCTGGAAATGACCGGCTTGCTGACCAACCTCAGCGATCAGGACCTGGCAGACCTCGCGGCGTATTTTGCCAGCCAGAAAGGCAGCGTGGGAGCTGCTGATCCGAAGCTGGTGGCCCGTGGAGAAAAACTGTTCCGCGGCGGCGACCTGGAAAAAGGTCTGCCAGCCTGCACCGGCTGCCACTCGCCAAATGGCGCGGGCATAGCCGCCGCCGGCTTCCCGCATCTGAGTGGCCAGCACGCGACCTACATTGCCAAGCAGTTGACCGATTTCCGTAAGGAAGAGGCGGGACGAGCCAACGATGGCGACGCCGCGATCATGCGCACCATCGCCCGCAAGCTGAGTGATGAAGACATTGCAGCGGTCTCCAGCTACATCCAGGGCCTGCACTGA
- the dsbA gene encoding thiol:disulfide interchange protein DsbA, whose protein sequence is MRNLILSAALVTASLFGMTAQAADVPLEAGKTYVELANPVPVSEPGKIEVVELFWYGCPHCYAFEPTINPWVEKLPKDVNFKRIPAMFGGPWDAHGQLFLTLEAMGVEHKVHNAVFDAIQKQGKRLTKPDEMADFVATQGVDKDKFLATFNSFAIQGQIKQAKELAQKYGVQGVPTMIVNGKYRFDLGTSGGPEQTLNVADQLIAKERAAK, encoded by the coding sequence ATGCGTAATCTGATCCTCAGCGCCGCTCTCGTCACTGCCAGCCTCTTCGGCATGACCGCACAAGCTGCCGATGTGCCGCTTGAAGCCGGTAAAACCTATGTTGAATTGGCTAACCCGGTTCCGGTTTCGGAGCCAGGCAAGATCGAGGTGGTGGAGCTGTTCTGGTACGGCTGCCCGCATTGCTATGCTTTTGAGCCGACCATCAACCCATGGGTCGAGAAACTGCCTAAAGACGTCAACTTCAAGCGTATCCCTGCCATGTTCGGCGGCCCATGGGATGCACACGGCCAACTGTTCCTGACCCTGGAAGCCATGGGTGTGGAGCACAAGGTCCACAACGCGGTATTCGATGCGATCCAGAAGCAGGGTAAGCGCCTGACCAAGCCAGACGAAATGGCTGACTTCGTGGCCACCCAGGGTGTCGACAAGGACAAGTTTCTGGCCACATTCAACTCCTTCGCGATTCAGGGCCAGATCAAGCAGGCCAAGGAACTCGCGCAGAAGTATGGCGTGCAGGGCGTTCCAACCATGATCGTCAACGGCAAATACCGTTTCGACCTGGGTACCTCCGGTGGTCCTGAACAGACTCTCAATGTTGCCGACCAGCTGATCGCCAAAGAGCGCGCAGCCAAGTAA